One region of Anaeromyxobacter paludicola genomic DNA includes:
- a CDS encoding cellulose synthase subunit BcsC-related outer membrane protein — MAAADPAEVRGLVRNAWYWQSRARGEEAEQAWRAVLAADPDQPDALAAVGGLDARAGRAAQAREALAHLARVAPRHPELPALRREVELGPRLPPLLAAARRLAHRGRLDEGVARYRALFGEAGPPADLALEYYDTVAGTPGGWEEARAGLERLAARVPGEARVRLALARILTYREPSRREGIGQLAALSRDPTVAKEAGRAWREALLWLGASAADAPLLREYLRRHPRDAEVARALERARRAGVAAEGFAALDKGDLATATRLFSEVGDTPEGRRGLALVRARERSLQRREGFAALDRGDAGTARRIFGRTPEDPESRLGLAILAQREAAAAQRQGDLDRARAALERSRALAPRRPDLWEDGLRSVAFWSLLEEAGRARERGDAPLARRTLLSARDRAPPRERWNAELALGDLDLAAGDRAAARERYERVLREQPRQPGALRGLTASLVQERRFEEAIRSNEALLAVAPERAFRPGWLRAEAGRQRAARRRAERDLAGAEAELEAARRDDPSDAWVLHDLAAALLDGGDSRGAEPVVGALLRAAPGLPEARVLEARLLAAQGESARALDVLSALPASRTDPGLVRLRHDLEVRVRVPALVARARRGGRPEAIAELLELEREVAEEPRLAAPIARAWSDLGERRRGIGVLRRAVEASPPNAPSLRLQLAALLVEIGEDAEAGPLLEGLAGEPGLGRDERRWLRDLRVSRAVRLSDRRRETGDPAGAAAALAPVLHDYPEDPRVLDARGRNLAPGDPDRAREAFERALALDPGDAEARRGAVDAALATGDRRAARDLAEDGVRRAPGDARLQLLAGRAAAAEGDDPAAMDALLRARALADALPPRVAGRAAADVPIGPGRTRLPPGPERPPPEPLDPEAAAATRQQIDREEELVRARHRSGLEGMGRIRARQGEGGLGALTEADEIATAELALGHRGFAFLRATGVELEAGSVANDATTRFGRGAGASGTLRAYGVAPSLGYEGRAISAEVGATPLGFPAQTVVGSLELRHAFGPVRIAVAGARRPVTDSLLSYAGIRDLVTGRTWGGVVTEGGRLELGLELGPVRAYGYGAYDRLVGSEVRENRRAMAGAGVRVTLAQGPLGALSVGVEGTGMRFDDDLRFFTLGHGGYFSPQRFLRGTLPVGWRRDQGAVRWELVAAPGAEWFEERETPVFPAVPGLAPPTGVDTSATYRGQQVSGFVFEARAGLGARFGGGFEVRATAAFQQAPEYQEGVGGLLLRYGGSR; from the coding sequence ATGGCTGCGGCCGATCCGGCCGAGGTGCGCGGTCTCGTCCGGAACGCCTGGTACTGGCAGTCGCGCGCCCGGGGCGAGGAGGCCGAGCAGGCCTGGCGGGCGGTGCTCGCCGCCGATCCGGACCAGCCCGACGCCCTCGCCGCGGTGGGCGGCCTCGACGCCCGGGCCGGGCGCGCGGCGCAGGCCCGCGAGGCGCTGGCCCACCTCGCGCGCGTGGCGCCGCGGCACCCCGAGCTGCCGGCGCTCCGCCGGGAGGTGGAGCTCGGCCCGCGCCTGCCCCCGCTGCTCGCCGCCGCCCGCCGGCTGGCGCACCGGGGGCGGCTCGACGAGGGGGTGGCCCGCTACCGCGCCCTCTTCGGCGAGGCGGGGCCGCCCGCCGACCTCGCCCTCGAGTACTACGACACCGTGGCCGGCACGCCCGGCGGCTGGGAGGAGGCGCGCGCCGGCCTGGAGCGGCTCGCGGCGCGGGTGCCGGGGGAGGCGCGGGTCCGGCTCGCCCTGGCGAGGATCCTGACCTACCGCGAGCCGTCGCGGCGCGAGGGGATCGGGCAGCTCGCGGCGCTGTCGCGCGACCCGACCGTCGCGAAGGAGGCGGGGCGGGCCTGGCGCGAGGCGCTCCTCTGGCTCGGGGCCTCCGCCGCCGACGCGCCGCTCCTGCGCGAGTACCTGCGGCGCCACCCGCGCGACGCCGAGGTGGCCCGCGCCCTCGAGCGCGCGCGGCGGGCGGGGGTCGCCGCCGAGGGCTTCGCGGCGCTCGACAAGGGCGACCTCGCCACCGCCACCCGGCTCTTCTCGGAGGTGGGGGACACGCCGGAGGGGCGCCGGGGGCTCGCCCTGGTGCGCGCGCGCGAGCGGTCGCTGCAGCGGCGCGAGGGCTTCGCCGCGCTGGATCGGGGCGACGCCGGCACCGCCCGGCGCATCTTCGGCCGCACGCCGGAGGACCCGGAGTCGCGCCTCGGGCTCGCCATCCTGGCGCAGCGCGAGGCGGCGGCGGCGCAGCGGCAGGGCGACCTCGACCGGGCGCGGGCGGCCCTGGAGCGGTCGCGCGCGCTCGCCCCGCGACGGCCGGACCTCTGGGAGGACGGCCTGCGCAGCGTCGCGTTCTGGTCGCTCCTCGAGGAGGCGGGCCGGGCCCGCGAGCGCGGCGACGCGCCCCTCGCGCGGCGCACCCTCCTCTCGGCCCGCGACCGGGCGCCCCCGCGGGAGCGCTGGAACGCCGAGCTGGCCCTCGGCGACCTCGACCTCGCGGCCGGAGACCGGGCCGCGGCGCGCGAGCGGTACGAGCGGGTGCTGCGGGAGCAGCCGCGGCAGCCGGGGGCGTTGCGCGGCCTCACGGCGAGCCTCGTCCAGGAGCGCCGGTTCGAGGAGGCGATCCGGAGCAACGAGGCGCTCCTCGCGGTGGCGCCCGAGCGGGCCTTCCGCCCGGGCTGGCTCCGGGCCGAGGCGGGCCGGCAGCGCGCCGCGCGCCGCCGCGCCGAGCGCGACCTCGCCGGGGCCGAGGCCGAGCTCGAGGCGGCCCGGCGCGACGACCCCTCCGACGCCTGGGTCCTGCACGATCTCGCGGCCGCGCTGCTCGACGGGGGCGACTCGCGCGGCGCCGAGCCGGTGGTGGGCGCGCTCCTGCGCGCGGCGCCGGGGCTGCCGGAGGCGCGGGTCCTGGAGGCGCGGCTCCTCGCCGCGCAGGGCGAGAGCGCGCGGGCCCTCGACGTGCTCTCCGCGCTGCCCGCCTCGCGCACCGACCCCGGGCTCGTCCGCCTCCGCCACGACCTCGAGGTGCGGGTGCGGGTGCCGGCGCTCGTGGCCCGAGCCCGGCGGGGCGGGCGGCCGGAGGCGATCGCCGAGCTCCTCGAGCTCGAGCGCGAGGTGGCCGAGGAGCCGAGGCTCGCGGCCCCCATCGCGCGCGCCTGGTCGGACCTCGGGGAGCGGCGGCGCGGGATCGGGGTGCTCCGGCGCGCCGTCGAGGCCTCGCCGCCGAACGCGCCGTCGCTGCGGCTGCAGCTCGCGGCGCTGCTCGTCGAGATCGGTGAGGACGCCGAGGCGGGGCCCCTGCTCGAGGGGCTCGCCGGGGAGCCGGGGCTCGGCCGCGACGAGCGACGCTGGCTCCGCGACCTGCGGGTGTCGCGCGCGGTCCGGCTCTCGGATCGCCGGCGCGAGACGGGCGACCCGGCCGGCGCCGCGGCCGCCCTCGCGCCGGTGCTGCACGATTACCCGGAGGACCCGCGGGTGCTCGACGCCCGGGGGCGGAACCTCGCGCCGGGCGATCCGGACCGGGCCCGCGAGGCCTTCGAGCGCGCCCTCGCGCTCGACCCGGGCGACGCGGAGGCGCGCCGGGGCGCGGTGGACGCGGCGCTCGCCACCGGCGATCGGCGCGCGGCGCGCGACCTCGCCGAGGACGGGGTGCGCCGCGCGCCCGGGGACGCGCGGCTGCAGCTCCTCGCCGGGCGCGCCGCCGCGGCCGAGGGCGACGACCCCGCCGCCATGGACGCCCTGCTGCGGGCGCGAGCCCTCGCCGACGCGCTCCCGCCTCGGGTAGCGGGGCGCGCCGCCGCCGACGTGCCCATCGGCCCGGGCCGGACCCGCCTGCCGCCCGGCCCGGAGCGTCCTCCGCCGGAGCCGCTCGACCCCGAGGCGGCCGCCGCGACGAGGCAGCAGATCGATCGCGAGGAGGAGCTCGTCCGCGCGCGGCACCGCTCGGGCCTGGAGGGGATGGGCCGGATCCGCGCCCGGCAGGGGGAGGGCGGTCTCGGCGCGCTCACCGAGGCCGACGAGATCGCGACGGCCGAGCTCGCCCTCGGCCATCGCGGGTTCGCCTTCCTCCGGGCCACCGGGGTGGAGCTCGAGGCCGGCAGCGTGGCCAACGACGCGACCACCCGCTTCGGCCGGGGGGCGGGGGCGAGCGGGACGTTGCGGGCCTACGGCGTCGCCCCCAGCCTCGGGTACGAGGGGCGGGCGATCTCGGCGGAGGTCGGCGCCACCCCGCTCGGCTTCCCCGCGCAGACCGTGGTGGGGAGCCTCGAGCTCCGCCACGCCTTCGGGCCGGTGCGGATCGCGGTCGCGGGGGCGCGCCGCCCGGTGACCGACAGCCTCCTCTCCTACGCCGGCATCCGGGACCTCGTGACCGGGCGGACCTGGGGCGGGGTGGTGACCGAGGGCGGGCGGCTCGAGCTCGGGCTGGAGCTCGGGCCGGTCCGCGCCTACGGGTACGGCGCGTACGACCGGCTGGTGGGCTCGGAGGTGCGCGAGAACCGGCGCGCCATGGCCGGGGCCGGGGTCCGGGTGACGCTCGCCCAGGGCCCGCTCGGCGCGCTCTCGGTCGGCGTCGAGGGCACCGGGATGCGGTTCGACGACGACCTCCGCTTCTTCACCCTCGGGCACGGCGGCTACTTCTCGCCGCAGCGCTTCCTTCGCGGCACGCTCCCGGTCGGCTGGCGGCGCGACCAGGGCGCCGTCCGGTGGGAGCTCGTGGCCGCCCCGGGCGCCGAGTGGTTCGAGGAGCGCGAGACCCCGGTGTTCCCGGCCGTGCCCGGCCTCGCGCCGCCCACCGGGGTGGACACCTCCGCGACCTACCGCGGCCAGCAGGTGAGCGGCTTCGTCTTCGAGGCGCGGGCCGGCCTGGGGGCGCGGTTCGGCGGCGGCTTCGAGGTGCGGGCCACGGCCGCCTTCCAGCAGGCGCCGGAGTACCAGGAGGGCGTGGGCGGGCTGCTGCTGCGCTACGGCGGCAGCCGCTGA
- a CDS encoding SDR family oxidoreductase: protein MDTSLSGKTVLVTGASAGFGRACAERFARAGAKLVLVGRRGERLEALKEALAVPALTAVLDVRDRAAVERFAASLPPEFAEVEVLVNNAGLALGLEPAHQASLEDWEQMLDTNCRGLFVLTRSILPGMVARGRGHVVNIGSVAASYPYPGGNVYGATKAFVHQFSQNLKSDLAGTGVRVTVIEPGMAETEFSVVRMKGDAEKAKAVYAGMQPLTAEDIAETVFWCATRPAHVNVNVVELMPQAQGFGPFIVKRQG, encoded by the coding sequence GTGGACACCTCCCTCTCTGGCAAGACCGTCCTCGTCACCGGCGCCAGCGCCGGCTTCGGCCGCGCCTGCGCCGAGCGCTTCGCCCGCGCCGGCGCGAAGCTCGTGCTGGTCGGGCGGCGGGGCGAGCGGCTCGAGGCGCTGAAGGAGGCGCTCGCGGTCCCGGCCCTCACCGCCGTGCTCGACGTGCGCGACCGCGCCGCCGTGGAGCGGTTCGCCGCCTCGCTGCCGCCCGAGTTCGCCGAGGTGGAGGTGCTCGTGAACAACGCCGGCCTGGCGCTCGGGCTCGAGCCGGCGCACCAGGCCTCCCTCGAGGACTGGGAGCAGATGCTCGACACCAACTGCCGCGGGCTCTTCGTGCTCACCCGCTCGATCCTCCCGGGCATGGTGGCGCGCGGCCGCGGGCACGTGGTCAACATCGGCTCGGTGGCCGCCAGCTACCCCTACCCCGGCGGCAACGTCTACGGCGCCACCAAGGCCTTCGTCCACCAGTTCAGCCAGAACCTCAAGTCGGACCTCGCCGGCACCGGGGTGCGCGTCACCGTCATCGAGCCCGGCATGGCCGAGACCGAGTTCTCGGTGGTCCGCATGAAGGGCGACGCCGAGAAGGCGAAGGCGGTCTACGCCGGCATGCAGCCCCTCACCGCCGAGGACATCGCCGAGACCGTCTTCTGGTGCGCGACCCGCCCGGCCCACGTGAACGTGAACGTGGTGGAGCTCATGCCGCAGGCGCAGGGCTTCGGGCCGTTCATCGTGAAGCGGCAGGGGTAG